From a region of the Triticum aestivum cultivar Chinese Spring chromosome 7D, IWGSC CS RefSeq v2.1, whole genome shotgun sequence genome:
- the LOC123170083 gene encoding putative laccase-9 → MGVAKTPAVLWLLGAVLVLGVSVSPAQGAKTRYHDFFIKESNYTRLCKERTVLTVNGQFPGPTIYARKGDLVIVNVYNQGDKNITIHWHGVDQPRNPWSDGPEYITQCPIRPGGNFTYRVILSEEEGTLWWHAHSDFDRTTIHGAIVIHPKLGTTFPFVKPHKEIPVILGEWWNADVNHLLEEAERIGGEINISDANTINGQPGDLFPCSKAGTYKIPVQHGKTYLLRIINAGLSNDLFFSVAGHNLTVVGTDGHYTKPFAVKHIMIAPGQTMDALLEANRGDGGRYYMAARTFASNPNIEVNNSTATAIVEYMDDAPGRTAPPEFPTNLPGVNDIDSATAYTAQLRSLGSKDHPVDVPRQVDEHMLVTIAVNVLPCAPNETCGGPDGNRQAASLNNVSFVNPSVDILGAYYRSVRGVFDADFPNKPPFFFNFTDVDNDPVERWATKRGTKVKVVEYGAVVEVVFQDTSILGAENHPMHLHGFTFYVVGRGFGNFDEQKDPATYNLVDPPHQNTVSVPKAGWAAIRFRAANPGVWFMHCHFDRHVVWGMSTVFIVKDGKAPEAKMMPPPPNMPTC, encoded by the exons ATGGGTGTAGCTAAGACACCGGCGGTGCTTTGGTTACTTGGGGCGGTGTTAGTGCTGGGAGTTTCCGTTAGCCCTGCTCAGGGCGCCAAGACTCGCTACCACGATTTCTTT ATTAAGGAGAGCAACTACACAAGGCTCTGCAAGGAGAGGACCGTCCTCACCGTCAACGGGCAGTTCCCTGGCCCTACCATCTACGCGCGCAAGGGCGACCTCGTCATCGTCAATGTCTACAATCAAGGCGATAAAAACATCACCATCCACTG GCATGGTGTGGACCAGCCACGCAACCCGTGGTCAGACGGGCCTGAGTACATTACCCAGTGTCCCATCCGCCCCGGCGGCAACTTCACCTACCGGGTTATCTTGTCCGAGGAAGAGGGCACACTTTGGTGGCACGCACACAGCGACTTCGACCGCACCACAATCCATGGCGCCATTGTCATCCACCCCAAGCTCGGAACCACCTTCCCCTTCGTGAAGCCACACAAGGAGATACCCGTCATCCTcg GTGAGTGGTGGAATGCCGATGTGAACCATCTACTCGAGGAGGCGGAGAGGATCGGCGGCGAGATCAACATCTCGGACGCGAACACCATCAACGGCCAGCCGGGGGACCTGTTCCCGTGCTCCAAGGCCGGCACCTACAAGATACCGGTGCAGCACGGCAAGACGTACCTGCTCCGGATCATCAACGCGGGGCTCTCCAACGACCTCTTCTTCAGCGTCGCCGGGCACAACCTCACCGTGGTCGGCACCGACGGCCACTACACTAAGCCGTTCGCCGTCAAGCACATCATGATCGCGCCAGGTCAAACCATGGACGCGCTTCTTGAGGCCAACCGCGGCGATGGCGGCCGGTACTACATGGCCGCGAGGACGTTCGCGTCCAACCCCAACATCGAGGTCAACAACAGCACCGCCACCGCCATCGTGGAATACATGGACGACGCACCGGGACGTACGGCCCCGCCGGAGTTCCCTACCAACCTTCCGGGCGTCAACGACATCGACTCAGCGACGGCGTACACGGCGCAGCTCCGGTCCCTGGGCAGCAAGGACCACCCAGTGGACGTGCCGAGGCAGGTCGACGAGCACATGCTCGTCACCATCGCCGTCAACGTGCTCCCCTGCGCACCCAACGAGACGTGCGGGGGGCCCGACGGCAACCGCCAAGCGGCGAGCCTCAACAACGTCAGCTTCGTGAACCCGTCCGTCGACATCCTCGGCGCCTACTACCGCTCCGTCCGTGGCGTGTTCGACGcagacttccccaacaagccgcccttcttcttcaacttcacggACGTCGACAACGACCCCGTCGAGCGCTGGGCCACCAAGCGCGGCACCAAGGTGAAGGTGGTGGAGTACGGCGCCGTCGTGGAGGTGGTGTTCCAGGACACCTCCATCCTTGGCGCCGAGAACCACCCCATGCACCTGCACGGCTTCACTTTCTACGTGGTAGGGAGAGGGTTCGGGAATTTTGACGAGCAGAAGGACCCGGCCACCTATAACTTGGTCGACCCGCCGCACCAGAACACCGTCTCCGTGCCCAAAGCTGGCTGGGCAGCTATCCGATTCCGCGCGGCGAATCCAG GTGTCTGGTTCATGCATTGCCATTTTGATCGCCATGTGGTGTGGGGAATGAGCACCGTCTTCATAGTGAAGGATGGCAAGGCTCCTGAAGCTAAAATGATGCCTCCGCCTCCCAACATGCCTACCTGCTAA